The nucleotide window TACTGGCTACGGGATAGCAAGTCATATCGGGAAAGGTCATAGCATTGATAAAAGTGTTCATACTTCCTTTTATCAGTTCCATAAAAGTGCTTTTCGCCGGGAAGTTTTTACTGCCGTTCAAGACGGAATGTTCCAAGATATGAGGGCAACCGGTATTATCTTCGGGGATGGTTTTAAACCCGATCATAAAGACCTTGTTATCATCTTCACATTGATAGTGGATAAGTTCAGCGCCGCTTTTTAAATGTTGATAGTGGTTAACGGTGATTTTTATCTCTTTAATTTCTTTCTTTTCAATCAGCTGAAAGCCGTGGAGCAATTTCTGTTGTTTCATTTTTTTTTAACCTCTTAGATCAGTTTATAGTCCTGCAGGCATTGTTTTAGCAGAGCCCGATTGTTATCCAACAAAGGACACATAGGACTGCGGAATTCTATATTTATTTTTCCCATCATAGCCAATGCCTCTTTGGCAGGAATAGGATTGGTCTCAATAAACATCATTTCATTTAAGTGCGCCAAATATTGATGCTGTTTGGCTGCCGTGTTCAAGTCACCTTTCAAACAAGTAGCGATATGTTCACTTACCAAGCGGGGAGCTACATTGGCAGTTACCGAAATGGTTCCTTTGCCACCAATGGCTATAATGGGAAAGTTCAAAGCATCTTCTCCGCTCAAGACAAAAAAATCCTCTGGGGCATCGCGAATAATTTGCGTTGTCTGCACCAAATTTGCACTGGCATCTTTTAATCCCGCAATATTGGGATAATTTCTCGCCAGTTCAACAGTTGTGGCTGCGGACATATTTACCCCCGTTCTACCGGGAACATTATAAATAATAATCGGAATATCCACTTTAGAGGCAATGGTGCCAAAATATTCCAGCATACCTTTTTGCGTGGGTTTAATGTAATAGGGAGTAATTATCAAAGCATAATCGGCTCCCAATTCTTTTGCTTTTTGGGTGGAAGCTAAGGTTTGATGTAAGTTATTGGTTCCGGTACCAATTATCACCGGTAGTTTTCCAGCTATTTTTTTCAACGCAAAACGCAATAAAGCGTCTTTTTCATCGGACGCCAGAGCGCTTGTTTCAG belongs to Candidatus Cloacimonas sp. and includes:
- the dapA gene encoding 4-hydroxy-tetrahydrodipicolinate synthase yields the protein MLQGTYVALITPFKNGSIDWTALENLIQFHLDNGTTGIVLLGTTAETSALASDEKDALLRFALKKIAGKLPVIIGTGTNNLHQTLASTQKAKELGADYALIITPYYIKPTQKGMLEYFGTIASKVDIPIIIYNVPGRTGVNMSAATTVELARNYPNIAGLKDASANLVQTTQIIRDAPEDFFVLSGEDALNFPIIAIGGKGTISVTANVAPRLVSEHIATCLKGDLNTAAKQHQYLAHLNEMMFIETNPIPAKEALAMMGKINIEFRSPMCPLLDNNRALLKQCLQDYKLI